A part of Larkinella insperata genomic DNA contains:
- the kdpA gene encoding potassium-transporting ATPase subunit KdpA encodes MNTEWIGVVAMYGLTVLLAIPLGKYLAKVFKGEPNVFDFMAPLERLIYRLGGIDSSRDMHWKENLVALLTINAVWLVYAFVLLLTQGSLPLNPDGNPSQTPDLAFNTAISFLVNCDLQHYSGESGATYLTQVAVMAFLMFVSAATGMAAAVLLFRSFLPQSTETVGNFYVLFTRAITRLLLPGSIIVALILAFNGTPASFDGKDTIVTMQGDTVGVSRGPAAGFVAIKHLGTNGGGYFGANSAHPLENPNYLTNMVEMIAQMIIPIAMIFALGFYINRKRFAWIVYGVMTVGMLGLLLPTLVSELGGSPAIAQMGIAQASGAMEGKEVRFGALASSYWSIVTTIISTGSVNSMHDSSMPLSGAMQLLGMMVNAFYGGVGAGLLNFYYFLIISVFVAGLMVGRTPELFGRKVEAREIKIASIVALLSALLVKGGTALGAWVFLNYGDATGWAVKPSAWLNNPGFHGFSEILYEFTSANANNGSGFEGLGDNNFFWNYATGIVLILGRFIPIIGPVAIAGLLANKKYVPESSGTLPVDTPTFGLMIFAVIFIITALSFFPALALGPLAEFFSLH; translated from the coding sequence ATGAATACGGAATGGATTGGCGTCGTGGCTATGTACGGACTCACCGTCCTGCTGGCCATCCCACTCGGCAAGTATCTTGCAAAAGTTTTCAAGGGCGAACCGAATGTGTTCGACTTCATGGCTCCGCTGGAGCGACTGATTTACCGGTTGGGCGGCATCGACTCCAGCCGGGACATGCACTGGAAGGAAAATCTGGTGGCCCTGCTGACGATCAACGCCGTCTGGCTGGTTTACGCCTTTGTCTTGCTGCTAACCCAGGGCAGTCTGCCGCTCAACCCCGACGGCAACCCCTCGCAAACCCCGGATCTGGCATTCAACACGGCGATCAGCTTTCTGGTCAACTGCGACTTGCAGCACTACTCGGGCGAGTCGGGCGCGACGTATCTGACGCAGGTAGCCGTCATGGCCTTCCTGATGTTTGTTTCGGCGGCTACCGGTATGGCGGCTGCGGTGCTGCTGTTCCGCTCGTTTCTGCCCCAAAGCACCGAAACCGTCGGCAACTTCTACGTGCTGTTCACCCGTGCCATTACCCGGCTCTTGTTGCCCGGTTCGATCATCGTCGCGCTAATTCTGGCCTTCAACGGAACGCCGGCTTCGTTCGACGGCAAAGACACCATCGTGACGATGCAAGGCGATACCGTTGGGGTTTCGCGCGGTCCGGCGGCTGGCTTTGTTGCCATCAAGCACCTGGGAACAAATGGGGGCGGGTATTTCGGGGCCAACTCGGCGCACCCGCTGGAAAACCCCAATTACCTGACCAACATGGTGGAAATGATAGCCCAGATGATTATTCCGATTGCCATGATCTTTGCACTGGGCTTCTACATCAACCGAAAGCGGTTTGCCTGGATTGTTTACGGCGTGATGACCGTCGGGATGCTTGGCCTGCTGCTGCCCACCCTTGTTTCTGAACTGGGTGGAAGTCCGGCCATTGCGCAGATGGGAATTGCGCAGGCGTCGGGGGCGATGGAAGGCAAGGAGGTGCGTTTCGGGGCGCTGGCGTCTTCGTACTGGAGCATTGTTACCACGATCATTTCGACGGGTTCCGTCAACAGCATGCACGACAGTTCGATGCCGCTTTCGGGGGCGATGCAACTGCTGGGCATGATGGTCAATGCCTTCTACGGCGGGGTCGGCGCGGGGCTGCTCAACTTCTATTACTTCCTGATCATCTCGGTTTTTGTAGCCGGTTTGATGGTGGGCCGCACACCCGAGCTGTTTGGCCGGAAAGTCGAAGCGCGTGAAATCAAGATTGCGTCCATCGTGGCCCTTTTGAGTGCCCTGCTGGTGAAAGGCGGTACGGCGCTGGGGGCCTGGGTTTTCTTAAACTACGGTGATGCGACCGGCTGGGCGGTAAAACCGTCGGCCTGGCTGAATAATCCCGGCTTTCACGGTTTTTCGGAAATTCTCTACGAGTTTACCTCGGCCAACGCCAACAACGGCTCGGGTTTCGAAGGGCTGGGTGACAACAATTTCTTCTGGAATTATGCCACTGGCATTGTCCTGATTCTGGGCCGGTTTATCCCCATCATCGGCCCCGTCGCGATTGCCGGTTTGCTGGCCAATAAGAAATACGTTCCGGAGTCATCGGGTACCCTGCCGGTCGATACGCCGACGTTCGGCCTGATGATTTTCGCGGTTATTTTCATCATCACGGCCCTGTCGTTCTTTCCTGCGCTGGCGCTGGGACCGCTGGCGGAATTTTTCAGCTTACACTAA
- a CDS encoding potassium-transporting ATPase subunit F, producing MITLIFCIALLVFAYMLYVLIKPEKF from the coding sequence ATGATTACGCTCATTTTCTGCATTGCACTGCTGGTTTTCGCCTACATGCTGTACGTGCTGATTAAACCGGAAAAATTCTAA
- a CDS encoding GNAT family N-acetyltransferase, which produces MNMDISVEVASDNHLPLADLICETIKEGVLARGTGIAGRTPDDIREKIRSGQAVVALHRNGDWAGFAYWAVWEDGRYVSHSGLIVNPAYRQQGVADLLKHKLLELTRAAYPQARLFSITTSQAVMSLNTKLGYHAVAFSELPKDPRFWKQCAGCQHHDILNRTAGKYCLCTGMLLEPENVA; this is translated from the coding sequence ATGAATATGGATATTAGTGTGGAGGTGGCCTCGGACAATCATTTGCCCCTGGCCGACCTCATTTGCGAAACCATCAAAGAAGGTGTGCTGGCCCGCGGAACGGGCATCGCGGGCCGGACGCCCGACGACATTCGGGAGAAAATCCGTTCCGGCCAGGCCGTCGTGGCGCTGCACCGCAACGGCGACTGGGCCGGATTTGCCTACTGGGCCGTGTGGGAAGACGGGCGGTACGTATCGCACTCGGGCCTGATTGTCAACCCCGCTTATCGCCAGCAGGGGGTGGCCGATTTGCTCAAACACAAGCTACTGGAACTGACCCGGGCGGCTTACCCCCAGGCCCGTCTGTTCAGCATCACAACCTCACAGGCCGTCATGAGTCTGAACACCAAACTGGGCTACCACGCCGTGGCCTTTTCCGAACTGCCCAAAGACCCGCGGTTCTGGAAGCAGTGCGCCGGTTGCCAGCACCACGACATTCTCAACCGGACGGCGGGCAAGTATTGCCTGTGTACGGGAATGCTGCTGGAACCGGAGAACGTTGCGTAA